CTTGTACTTCAATCTTCTGGAGGTAAAAATGATATCCAGGAGATCATTGATCCTATTTCTAGCTATTTACGTCTCAGTGTTATTTGCTTCGGCATTAGACTCAGAAACATACATAGTTCACATGGACAAGTCCAAGATGGAAGCTTTGGACGTGTCTCTAGGCGCTTTCAAAAGATGGTATGAATTTATCATCGAATCCATCACCGTTGAAGATGAAGATCAGCAAAGTCGAGAGATGGTGCCACTTCCTCAACTCCTTTATGTTTACCAGACTGTCGTTTCTGGTTTTTCTGCCAAGCTTTCAAAGCATCATCTCGAGTCTTTAAGAAATGTCGATGGCTTTCTCTCAATGACTAAAGATGAATTACACGACCTTCATACAACTCATTCGCCACGGTTCCTTGGCCTACGAGAGGGCAAAGGCCTTTGGAGTGAGCAAAATCTCGCTTCTGATGTGATCATCGGTGTAGTCGATACGGGAATTTGGCCTGAACATGTCAGTTTTAGTGGCTCGGGCACGACACCTGTGCCCGCTCGTTGGAAAGGAAAATGTGAGGCTGGCACGAAATTTACAGCTTCAAATTGTAACGAGAAACTTATAGGTGCCCGTGCCTTCTTCAAAGCGTACGAGTCCATAGCCGGAAGAATAAATGAGACGACAGATTACCGATCGCCGCGTGATTCTCAAGGCCATGGAACACACACTGCATCAACTGCCGGCGGTAACCTTGTTAAGGGTGCTAGCCTTTTCGGCTTGGCTAAAGGATCGGCTGCCGGTATGAGGTATACAGCAAGAATTGCATCTTACAAAGCTTGCTACAGATCAGGATGTGCGAGTTCTGATATCTTAGCTGCCATAGATCAAGCAGTCACCGACGGGGTAGATGTGCTGTCCCTTTCTTTAGGAGGTATTCCGAGGCCATATCACAGCGATAGCTTGGCTATCGCAGCATTTGGCGCGATCCGAAATGGGGTTTTCGTTTCGTTTTCAGCTGGAAATTCCGGTCCATCTGATTCAACTGTGAGTAACGTTGCGCCATGGATGATGACGGTTGCTGCCAGCTACATGGACCGAGTTTTTCCAACCAATATCCGACTAGGAGATGGCCAGGTTTTCACCGGGGCATCACTGTATTCTGGCAAGCCCACGAAACAATTGCCACTCACATACGACGAAACTGCAGGCGGCCGAGGGGCTAAATTTTGCACCAGTGGCTCCCTATCTCCAAATCTCATTAAAGGAAAGATTGTTGTTTGTGATAGAGGGATCAATAGCAGAGTTTCAAAAGGAGAGCAAGTGAAAATGGCTGGCGGAGCTGGCATGATAGTAGCGAACATCGGAAATCAAGGAGACGAACTTTTTGCTGATCCACATGTCTTGCCAGCCATGTCGTTGGGAGCTTCAGCAGCCGATGCCATCAAAAAGTACATAAACTCGTCATCCAAAGCAACGGCCATGATCAAGTTTGAAGGAACAAAGTACACTAAACCCGCCCCGGTTTTGGCAGCATTTTCTTCCCGGGGGCCAAGTTTGATAGACCCCAACATAATCAAGCCGGATGTAACCGGCCCTGGGGTGAACATTTTAGCTGCATGGCCATCAAATATCAGTCCAACGCAGCTTCAAACTGACAAAAGACGAGTGAAATTCAACATAGTCTCAGGCACGTCTATGTCTTGCCCACACATAAGCGGCCTTGCAGCGCTACTCAGATCTTTCCATAAAGATTGGTCACCTGCAGCCATAAAATCAGCTCTAATGACCACTTCTTACGTTCTGGACTCCCAAAACGCACCGATATCAGATGCTGCTTCAAGAAACTCAACATTAGCAACCCCTTTTGGATTCGGTTCTGGTCATGTGAATCCCGAAAAGGCCTCTTATCCGGGGCTAATATACGATATCTCCACAGAAGATTATCTTATGTATCTGTGTAGCCTAAATTACAACTCCTCCCAAATAACCCTTTTTTCGAGAGGAAGTTTCACTTGCTCAAACCATACAAAGCTTCGTCCCAGAGACTTAAACTACCCTTCTTTTGCTGTCGCTTTTACCAAGAGTGCTCGACATGCTACCGCGCATTACAAGAGGACGGTCACTAACGTTGGAACTCCGAAAAGTAGCTACACAGTTGAAGTGACTGAACCTAAAGGGATATCCATTAATGTTAAGCCTAAGGTTCtgaattttaagaaaatggGACAAAAACTGAGCTACAAAGTTAGTTTTACTTCAGTCGGTGAAAGTGATAACTACTCATTTGGATCTATAGTTTGGGTTTCAAGAAAATATGTTGTAAGAAGCCCTATCGCAGTTACTTGGATGTAGTAATCTTGACTCTTGGGTAGAGTAAGATTTCtcttttttcataatttaagaatgaattattgagatttattaaataatatttatatattttgtttacacaattaaaattgtcaaaattatttttatttaaagtttcctTTCATGATTTAGAATATATATAGTATGTAACGTGAGTGTACACACACTCAAAGTAATTTCTGAAAATAGAACtcttttttgaaattcatatttaatacaataGCCAATGAAATATCTTGTTTTTGACTAATTTAATTAGTTgaaattttgtataatattaAACTAAATTACAGACTATATAATTCTGTATTATTACAATATTCATGAAATTAATGAAGAATGATCTTTCGCAATATATTACAGTTAAAACAACATTCAAAAGGATTGATTTTAGCGATATATATGGCGTTCCAGAGGAACCGATGTGGTTTTTCACTTCAATTTTACAAGCTCGTACTTGATGACTTctcctttttaaaaaaataacttatatcatttttaaagtaataataaaaaataaagttatgtTTAACATACgaatttgaggaaaaaaatgacaatattatattttatatatgtttatatatcgACTTGAAATTAGTTGGATATTTGTAGTAAATTTATATCGAAAGGCCAAGTAAATATACACTTATTTCATTATATGTATACaagaacttttttaaaaaataaacgtCAGTTACTGTTTTCAAAATACTATCGTCGATTTTATCTGACACCAAAGTCTCAAATTTATATCGAAATCTCGAGTTCAAAACTCAATTATAACAATCTTTTCtccaacttaaaaaaaattactaccATGTTCAACATTGAAATAATTGTTTAACATATAAGTAGTGAATAACTAGAGAATTGTGTATTTCAGATATATGTGTTGTGTGCGGTGTTGTAAAGAGGTTGTATAGTTTTATAGCAATCCAaagatgttttagcattttcaaaTGTAAAATTCAACACCTTTGCTTTGAGGGAATCTAAGCGCAAGACGATTCCACACATCGAAGTCAGAATGGGATTGTCCTAAATGCCCCTTGTTACAATCTCGATATTCTCACTGGAAAAAATGGGGTGAACACCCATCCAAACAAGTAGGCCGGTGAATAGTTCAGCATTTAGGCCGTGACATTTAGAAATTAAGCATTTAACACAACATGTAGCggaataaataatttagcacACAGATAGTTTATGTAGGTAAAGTAAAACACAACTAGTTATACATAAATGTTCACACTTGTGTGGTCTCTCAGAGCAAAAGATTTACTATAAAATGTATTCAATTTACACACAAAATGAATACtagttataaataaaaaaataataataattcccTTGACACAACGAGGGAGCATTGTGCATCCTAAATTTCTAtgaacaaaaaaataacaatggACGCAAACTCTATGAACCAAAATCAAGTTTAATGAACAACAATCTCGCAACACTTTGGTTAGGTATTTATTCGAAAGTCTTCAATACTTCACAAAAATACAACAACATGATGATACTCAATCTCTTGATTATTTCATAGCAGAACACATGTTTTCTGTTTTTTCTGGCTCTCTCGCCATACATTGCAGTCTTTATTCTTCTATATGTATATTCTTTTTGACCTAAAGATGATTCATTGAATATATAACTACAAAACATAGAAAATAGAGTTTATTAAGAAATAGAATATTTTATCTAGATATAGTATGAATCTTTTCATTAATATAACTAGTATAGAAAGAAAAAACTCTATTACTGGAGTATTTGAAgtgtaatattataaaattaaataataaattatggtttgcattatatgtttcttttcaAAGATTTTGTTTCAACCATCAATAAAACAACCATGTCTCGTAGATTTCTAaatgaatatttcaaatatgatataaaataaaaaaaagtgttttCAAAACAAGATCGAATGATCGATTCTAGTCTGGACATCTTCTTAAAACCGTTTGGCCAATCAAAGTAGTTAAGAACCAGTCAGATCAATATTGAACTAAAAACGATTCAACAAGTTttcggtttttttaaaaaaatttgaaaaattaatttttttatttttaaaatcttaaattttatatttggttaTACATATGcatgattatttaaaatttgaaattcgttaaaaatattatttaaatagtaCTATAGTTTATTTAAccaattattttcgttttttaaaaatatataactataattggttttaaatatatgtatatagttatttagtttttaaactttagtaaatatattttttctataGATATACATCttgtaagttttaaaatttaaaatatattatttattatactatattaatatttatataatataaaataataatattctgaTCGAACCAGTTGGatagtttttaaaattgatCAGTTCGATAACTGATCTGATTATGAAAACATtgtaaaaaatacaaaattaacaCCCCATTTTTGGTACCAAATCAGGATCACCCACCGATGAATTCCTTCGCAATAATATGGGTGCAAAACACGCCATGAGCAATGGATACTCAATCCAGATACGAAATTTGTAACACCCTATATGCTAGCCATTATATATtacaagaaaataatatttgcgGTGTTACGAAATCTACATTGTTCATTTTCTCCATATCTATCCAAATTGAACAGATTTAAAAAAACCA
The genomic region above belongs to Primulina huaijiensis isolate GDHJ02 unplaced genomic scaffold, ASM1229523v2 scaffold6185, whole genome shotgun sequence and contains:
- the LOC140970477 gene encoding subtilisin-like protease SBT1.1; this encodes MISRRSLILFLAIYVSVLFASALDSETYIVHMDKSKMEALDVSLGAFKRWYEFIIESITVEDEDQQSREMVPLPQLLYVYQTVVSGFSAKLSKHHLESLRNVDGFLSMTKDELHDLHTTHSPRFLGLREGKGLWSEQNLASDVIIGVVDTGIWPEHVSFSGSGTTPVPARWKGKCEAGTKFTASNCNEKLIGARAFFKAYESIAGRINETTDYRSPRDSQGHGTHTASTAGGNLVKGASLFGLAKGSAAGMRYTARIASYKACYRSGCASSDILAAIDQAVTDGVDVLSLSLGGIPRPYHSDSLAIAAFGAIRNGVFVSFSAGNSGPSDSTVSNVAPWMMTVAASYMDRVFPTNIRLGDGQVFTGASLYSGKPTKQLPLTYDETAGGRGAKFCTSGSLSPNLIKGKIVVCDRGINSRVSKGEQVKMAGGAGMIVANIGNQGDELFADPHVLPAMSLGASAADAIKKYINSSSKATAMIKFEGTKYTKPAPVLAAFSSRGPSLIDPNIIKPDVTGPGVNILAAWPSNISPTQLQTDKRRVKFNIVSGTSMSCPHISGLAALLRSFHKDWSPAAIKSALMTTSYVLDSQNAPISDAASRNSTLATPFGFGSGHVNPEKASYPGLIYDISTEDYLMYLCSLNYNSSQITLFSRGSFTCSNHTKLRPRDLNYPSFAVAFTKSARHATAHYKRTVTNVGTPKSSYTVEVTEPKGISINVKPKVLNFKKMGQKLSYKVSFTSVGESDNYSFGSIVWVSRKYVVRSPIAVTWM